The following proteins come from a genomic window of Acinetobacter sp. SAAs474:
- a CDS encoding carbon-nitrogen hydrolase family protein: MTLLSVAQMNSQNDLEDNFKVIEALIQQSKANGASLIVFPENFVCFAAGKQQQIAAQFEVIQKRLEQLAHSYQIWIIAGTLPCPFRPDGSIIQDGRVRTTSLCISPEGTEARYDKIHLFDVQVGDAVGGYQESKFFEPGNEIVVAKTPFGQIGLMVCYDLRFPELALYLRAQGANILTAPAAFTYTTGQMHWQLLLQARAIDSQCYILGAAQQGWHGTKRQTWGHTAATDPSGKLLDIINHEGAGLITISCDLQQQQSIRNAMPLLKHRRLFML, from the coding sequence ATGACTTTACTTTCTGTGGCACAAATGAACTCCCAAAATGATCTTGAAGATAATTTCAAAGTCATTGAAGCATTGATACAGCAAAGTAAAGCAAATGGTGCCAGCTTAATTGTCTTCCCTGAAAATTTTGTTTGCTTTGCTGCTGGCAAACAACAACAAATCGCTGCTCAGTTTGAAGTGATTCAAAAACGGTTAGAACAGCTGGCTCACAGCTACCAGATATGGATCATTGCAGGAACCTTACCCTGTCCATTTCGTCCAGATGGTTCGATTATTCAAGATGGTCGTGTTCGCACTACCAGTTTATGTATTAGTCCTGAAGGTACTGAAGCACGTTATGACAAAATTCATTTATTTGATGTACAAGTCGGCGATGCTGTGGGTGGATATCAAGAATCTAAATTTTTTGAACCAGGAAATGAAATCGTTGTTGCCAAAACACCATTTGGACAAATCGGTTTAATGGTCTGCTATGACTTACGTTTTCCAGAGTTAGCATTATATTTACGTGCACAAGGCGCCAATATTCTAACTGCACCTGCAGCGTTCACCTATACAACAGGTCAAATGCACTGGCAATTACTATTACAAGCACGTGCAATAGATAGTCAATGTTATATATTAGGTGCAGCACAACAAGGTTGGCATGGGACAAAACGCCAAACTTGGGGACATACCGCAGCAACCGATCCTTCTGGGAAATTACTTGATATTATTAATCATGAAGGTGCTGGACTCATTACAATTTCTTGCGATCTACAACAACAGCAGTCTATTCGTAATGCAATGCCACTCCTTAAACATCGACGCTTATTCATGTTGTAA
- a CDS encoding DUF4951 domain-containing protein, whose protein sequence is MSLRLIISSIVILINLSSHAANINTEKIDRQPPSLLNPDIPRLAIPATPHHISLPAFGQGIIGWGTGPDGAEKRLHNITKADVDKLKTQHVDLDMIQSWQQFYENETQRNPNNPTAPLRAKLMHKISQLW, encoded by the coding sequence ATGTCATTACGCTTAATCATCAGCAGCATCGTGATTTTAATCAATCTAAGTAGCCATGCAGCAAACATAAACACCGAAAAGATTGATCGACAACCACCATCTTTGCTTAATCCAGATATCCCTCGTTTAGCCATTCCAGCAACACCTCATCACATTTCTTTGCCTGCTTTTGGTCAAGGTATTATTGGTTGGGGAACTGGACCAGACGGTGCAGAAAAACGCTTGCACAATATCACTAAAGCCGATGTTGACAAGCTAAAAACCCAGCATGTCGATCTAGATATGATTCAAAGCTGGCAACAATTTTATGAAAATGAAACACAGCGTAACCCAAACAATCCAACAGCACCTTTACGTGCCAAACTGATGCATAAAATTAGCCAACTCTGGTAA
- the gspE gene encoding type II secretion system ATPase GspE encodes MQILKQLQIPYSFAKRHGVLLHYVDHQVFIIRKNTTSLLALQEVRRFLGQKAAYKLVEEDEFNQLLSRGFSSDSGESQQVAAGLEDHPDLLSLADQVPQTEDLMDQEDDAPIVRLINALLSEAIRVAASDIHIECFEKKLSVRLRVDGQLREIVQPRRELAPLLVSRIKVMARLDIAEKRIPQDGRISLRLAGREVDVRVSTLPSSYGERVVMRLLDKQAGRLNMTHLGLMPHDYEILTQLVHRPHGIILVTGPTGSGKTTTLYAALSDINDGSKNILTAEDPIEYQLEGIGQTQVNNKVNMTFARALKAMLRQDPDVVMVGEIRDLETAEIAIQASLTGHLVLSTLHTNTAIGAITRLKDMGIEPFLLSSSLIGVVAQRLVRTLCTHCITWVDATDFEQTLFTSIAADVVRQVPQAQGCEQCAQSGFMGRTAIYEIVPIDEKVRRLIHANAAEFELEHYIRQHTGSIREDGLRKVLLGKTTVEEVLRVTNESVELL; translated from the coding sequence ATGCAAATACTGAAACAGTTACAAATTCCTTATAGTTTTGCAAAAAGACATGGTGTGTTGTTACATTATGTTGATCATCAAGTTTTTATTATTAGAAAAAATACAACGTCTTTATTGGCATTACAAGAAGTACGCCGATTTTTAGGTCAAAAAGCAGCATATAAACTGGTTGAAGAAGATGAATTTAATCAATTATTAAGTCGTGGTTTTTCTAGTGATAGTGGTGAGTCACAACAAGTTGCAGCTGGTTTGGAAGATCATCCAGATCTATTGAGTCTAGCCGATCAAGTTCCGCAAACAGAAGATCTGATGGATCAAGAAGATGATGCACCCATTGTACGACTAATTAATGCATTACTTTCCGAAGCTATTCGTGTTGCTGCATCTGATATTCATATTGAATGCTTTGAGAAAAAATTATCTGTACGTTTACGTGTTGATGGGCAGTTGCGTGAAATTGTACAGCCACGCCGTGAATTGGCGCCGTTATTGGTTTCTCGTATTAAAGTGATGGCACGTTTGGATATTGCAGAAAAACGTATTCCTCAGGATGGCCGTATTTCATTACGCTTAGCAGGGCGTGAAGTAGATGTTCGTGTTTCGACACTACCTTCCTCTTATGGTGAACGTGTTGTGATGCGTTTGCTGGATAAGCAAGCAGGACGTTTGAATATGACTCATTTGGGTTTAATGCCTCATGATTATGAAATATTAACGCAACTGGTCCATCGGCCGCACGGCATTATTTTAGTTACAGGACCAACAGGGTCTGGAAAAACCACAACGTTATATGCAGCGCTTTCAGATATCAATGATGGTTCAAAAAATATTTTGACTGCGGAAGATCCGATTGAATATCAATTAGAAGGTATTGGACAAACCCAAGTGAACAATAAAGTAAATATGACTTTTGCACGCGCATTAAAAGCCATGTTGAGACAAGATCCCGATGTTGTTATGGTGGGTGAGATCCGTGATTTAGAAACAGCAGAAATTGCGATTCAAGCTTCATTGACTGGACATTTGGTACTTTCTACTTTACATACCAATACAGCGATTGGCGCTATTACACGATTAAAAGATATGGGAATAGAGCCTTTTTTGTTGTCTAGTTCTTTAATTGGTGTTGTTGCACAGCGTTTGGTCAGGACCTTATGTACACATTGTATTACATGGGTTGATGCGACTGATTTTGAGCAAACATTATTTACTTCCATTGCTGCTGATGTAGTACGACAAGTTCCTCAAGCACAAGGATGTGAACAGTGTGCACAGAGTGGTTTTATGGGGCGAACGGCAATTTATGAAATTGTACCGATAGATGAAAAAGTACGTCGTTTAATTCATGCAAATGCAGCAGAGTTTGAATTAGAGCATTACATACGACAGCATACAGGTAGTATTCGTGAAGATGGATTAAGAAAAGTTCTTTTAGGAAAAACAACGGTGGAAGAGGTGTTACGTGTCACCAATGAATCAGTTGAGTTGTTATAA
- a CDS encoding mechanosensitive ion channel family protein, whose protein sequence is MADSSIPQGLLNSIKGIFMSFNTERLMEIVTALILCCLGFLIARFISNTFIRTVGSRFNDHQRLIWRRGIFYFIFLLFVMTSLKEAGFKLSVFLGAAGILTVAIGFASQTSASNLISGIFLIGEGSFAIGDTIQITLIRGHTIEGEVISIDLLSVKLLTQDNIYIRLPNEQLIRAPVHNLSKFSIRRIPITLAINFHEDIIKVRKVLLDVANKYPLVLSDPKPAVTVTAFRESSIELLFAVWCQQENFLQVRDEMHERIRNGFLENHIEIPVPKMGFVDSPRSALNAEDIDQYANQKEIKRATHLE, encoded by the coding sequence ATGGCTGATTCAAGTATTCCTCAAGGATTGCTGAATAGCATAAAAGGTATTTTCATGAGTTTTAATACCGAACGTCTCATGGAAATTGTCACCGCACTGATTTTATGCTGTCTGGGCTTTTTAATTGCTCGTTTTATTTCCAATACCTTTATTCGTACCGTTGGTTCGCGATTTAATGATCACCAACGCCTGATTTGGCGTCGTGGTATTTTTTACTTCATTTTTTTACTTTTTGTAATGACAAGCCTAAAAGAGGCTGGCTTTAAACTCAGCGTATTCCTTGGTGCTGCTGGTATTTTAACGGTAGCGATTGGCTTTGCATCACAAACATCCGCATCAAATTTAATTAGTGGTATTTTCTTAATTGGCGAGGGTTCTTTTGCAATAGGTGACACGATTCAAATTACGCTCATTCGTGGACACACCATTGAAGGTGAGGTAATTTCCATCGATTTACTCTCAGTCAAATTACTGACGCAAGATAATATTTATATTCGCCTCCCCAATGAGCAATTGATTCGAGCCCCAGTACATAATCTTTCTAAATTTTCCATACGGCGCATTCCGATTACCTTAGCCATAAATTTTCATGAAGACATTATTAAAGTCCGTAAAGTTCTACTTGATGTCGCCAATAAATATCCTTTGGTCTTGTCAGATCCTAAACCTGCAGTGACTGTGACAGCATTTAGAGAGTCTTCAATTGAATTATTATTTGCGGTCTGGTGTCAGCAAGAAAATTTTTTACAAGTGAGAGATGAGATGCATGAACGTATTCGTAATGGTTTTCTAGAAAATCATATCGAAATTCCTGTACCTAAAATGGGCTTCGTCGATTCACCACGATCCGCCTTAAATGCTGAAGATATTGATCAATATGCCAATCAAAAAGAGATCAAACGTGCCACACATTTAGAATAA
- a CDS encoding DUF2339 domain-containing protein, whose amino-acid sequence MGIILLLRFAVEHWQFSLAVQLGLLAGLSLLVVLLGYRIIIKNRSFALALQALGLAALFLNLCFAYYSLMIADFWIASICFVLIMALTIALSLKQRAVELAIMAMIVAYIAPFTLPLITASASEFLSYYLVINIAVAALTTWQPWKFLNQIALLMTCSLAGGYAFIYGDIAQRPLLTVLVLMHAAIFIWLGFRFSQLSIKSDIKASAYDPILDFALIFAAPILAYGYLYLMYLNQMWWQAGLSLLFATVFAILYSVALKQKLMPSIAQCYLSLMQIFLVLIPPILLPDSWRIAGWAIEGLVIFIYALYQNIAVSRYLAIGLLLMAGVSGLLYLDQYDYFANGMYWILAFCYFLAVLVAYLKQQFYRQLNLWLIIFLAISMLSATLLLWILLQDQLSGPLTTIYTLLLCSLLYVIFNALLQRHTVFWGWLLAKWVGVIPLYLCALMLIYTRMQHGILLWQSPLEQYGVLLTGGLLSYLWWGPALNTQAEKEWLSLGMFSSLAFASLAIIPSFPYLSIAILPLIFCIYCYWQRRHVSWRIFCEAKMTLVLMMIWLISSSLLSTQSFQLYWMPVFNPFDLMSIAIFVILILILLLQVKAGLDQGIAAVTAALALLWLSSYLVLRALHVYLATPFNQVSIWSDATIQLSLTLLWVTLAFVIMCVASLKKIKTLWLFGGGILVMVSLKLVLFDLSHTATLMRVISFLAAGFVMLLTAYLAPMPINTVQHKAD is encoded by the coding sequence ATGGGGATTATTCTATTATTACGTTTTGCTGTTGAACATTGGCAATTTAGTTTGGCTGTACAACTAGGCCTGCTCGCTGGGTTGAGTCTTTTGGTTGTGTTATTGGGTTATCGTATCATCATCAAAAATAGAAGTTTTGCATTGGCTTTACAAGCACTTGGCTTGGCGGCTTTATTTCTGAATTTATGCTTTGCATATTATAGTCTGATGATTGCTGATTTTTGGATTGCCAGTATTTGTTTTGTGCTCATTATGGCTTTAACCATTGCTCTTAGTTTAAAACAACGTGCAGTTGAGCTGGCGATTATGGCCATGATCGTGGCCTATATAGCACCCTTCACGTTGCCATTAATCACTGCGAGTGCAAGCGAATTTTTAAGCTATTACTTGGTGATTAATATAGCTGTTGCTGCTTTAACGACTTGGCAACCTTGGAAATTTTTAAATCAAATTGCCTTGTTGATGACATGTAGTTTAGCGGGTGGTTATGCCTTTATATACGGTGATATTGCACAGCGTCCGCTATTGACTGTTTTGGTATTGATGCATGCTGCGATCTTTATCTGGTTGGGTTTTCGATTTAGTCAGTTATCTATAAAATCAGATATTAAAGCATCTGCATATGATCCAATTCTAGATTTTGCGCTGATTTTTGCTGCACCTATCTTGGCATATGGCTATCTTTATTTGATGTATCTCAATCAAATGTGGTGGCAAGCCGGTCTAAGTCTACTCTTTGCCACTGTTTTTGCCATTTTGTATAGCGTGGCATTAAAACAAAAATTGATGCCATCGATTGCACAATGCTATTTAAGCCTGATGCAAATTTTCTTGGTTCTTATTCCCCCGATTTTATTACCGGATAGTTGGCGTATTGCAGGTTGGGCCATTGAGGGATTGGTTATTTTTATTTATGCCTTATATCAAAATATAGCAGTCAGTCGTTATCTGGCCATAGGATTACTCCTGATGGCTGGCGTGTCAGGTCTACTTTATTTAGATCAATATGATTATTTTGCCAATGGCATGTATTGGATTTTGGCATTTTGTTACTTTTTAGCGGTATTAGTTGCATACTTAAAACAACAGTTTTATCGTCAATTGAATCTATGGTTGATCATTTTTCTGGCGATATCGATGTTGTCAGCAACCTTGCTATTATGGATTTTATTACAAGATCAACTGAGTGGGCCATTGACCACAATTTATACCTTATTATTATGTAGCCTACTTTACGTGATATTTAATGCGCTATTACAGCGCCATACCGTATTTTGGGGATGGTTGCTTGCCAAGTGGGTTGGCGTAATTCCATTATATCTATGTGCTCTAATGTTAATTTATACACGAATGCAGCATGGTATTCTGCTATGGCAATCACCATTAGAACAATATGGCGTATTGTTGACAGGAGGATTGCTAAGCTATTTATGGTGGGGGCCTGCATTAAATACTCAAGCTGAAAAAGAATGGCTAAGCTTGGGAATGTTTTCGAGTTTGGCTTTTGCTAGTCTAGCGATTATTCCTTCTTTTCCTTATCTAAGTATTGCGATATTGCCGTTGATATTTTGTATCTATTGCTATTGGCAAAGACGACATGTCAGTTGGCGTATATTCTGTGAAGCCAAAATGACTTTAGTGTTGATGATGATTTGGCTCATTAGTTCATCATTACTATCCACTCAAAGTTTTCAATTGTACTGGATGCCTGTTTTTAACCCATTTGATTTAATGAGCATCGCCATATTTGTAATATTGATTTTGATACTATTATTACAAGTTAAAGCGGGATTAGATCAAGGTATTGCAGCAGTTACAGCAGCTTTAGCTTTATTATGGTTAAGTAGTTATCTTGTATTACGTGCTTTACATGTTTATTTGGCAACGCCATTTAATCAGGTATCTATTTGGTCTGATGCCACGATTCAGTTAAGTCTCACTTTATTATGGGTTACGTTAGCTTTTGTGATTATGTGTGTTGCGAGTCTGAAAAAAATTAAAACATTATGGCTATTTGGCGGTGGGATTTTAGTGATGGTCAGTTTGAAACTGGTGCTATTTGATTTATCTCATACAGCGACATTAATGCGTGTTATTTCTTTCTTAGCTGCAGGTTTTGTGATGCTGTTAACCGCCTATCTTGCACCGATGCCAATCAATACAGTACAACATAAAGCAGATTAA
- the polA gene encoding DNA polymerase I — translation MPPFVLVDGSYFLFRAYHAVPPLTTSSGLHTNAVRGAISAIQKLIRRTQPTHIAVIFDTPEPTFRHELSPIYKGDRPSMPEELSQQIPYLHALIRALGIPLHMLPGAEADDIIGTLAKRAEALGHQVLISTGDKDMAQLVSEKITLEDSFKERPLDVNGVFEKFGVWPNQIIDYLTLMGDASDGIMGVPGVGAKTAAKLLTEYGSIGGILENVDKIKGKVGLNIKENVEGITLDHQLASIVCDLDLTFGYEDLKLQEPNIDALRDLYTELEFRNQLQSLDHPNNPNHPAYKQTTKAIHQEVRSQTTDAITDQATISSIDDQLGQATYHTILTQQDWQTLFERLQTATQFAFDTETTSLDYRVAKIVGFSVAFDAKDAYYVPLAHDYEGAPTQLNRDDILQQIQPILENNQIKKIGHHLKYDAHVLKNHGIELQGWYFDTMLASYVLNAVATRHGMDDVARLYLSHLTTTYEQVAGKGAKQKTFNQIDIETAAHYAAEDAHVTYRLYEVLHAKLQPYPELLKLLHDVEMPVARVLTQMEENGIQLDLAFLDQLSEEFSKTIQQLESEIIELAGEEFNVASPKQVGEILFEKLGLKGGKKTATGQYSTSENILEKIEHPITGLILHYRGLAKLKSTYTEGLSKQANNNSHRVHTSYHQALTATGRLSSTDPNLQNIPIREQIGRQIRQAFIAPPDRVLLAADYSQIELRLMAHFSQDDALLHAFNHGQDVHRRTAAEVLGIAIEDVTADQRRQAKAVNFGLLYGMSEFGLTRQLGFSREESRAYIAQYFRRYPGVYDYMERTRQTAREQGFVETILGRRLYTPDILANNKMIKQSAERAAINAPLQGSAADIIKMAMIEVDQILPKDHAQMLLQVHDELVFEVDTAYAEELTVQLKTVMQSVLNLSVPLIVEVGQGHNWDQAH, via the coding sequence ATGCCACCTTTTGTCTTGGTCGATGGCTCATACTTTTTATTTCGTGCATATCATGCCGTACCACCATTAACCACTTCAAGCGGTTTACATACCAATGCCGTGCGTGGTGCTATTTCAGCAATCCAAAAATTAATACGTCGTACCCAACCGACACATATTGCCGTCATTTTTGATACGCCAGAGCCTACTTTCAGACATGAACTTTCTCCTATCTATAAAGGTGATCGACCAAGTATGCCTGAAGAACTATCACAGCAAATCCCTTATTTACATGCGCTTATTCGTGCACTAGGTATTCCATTACATATGCTTCCTGGTGCTGAAGCTGATGATATCATCGGTACACTGGCTAAACGTGCTGAAGCATTAGGCCACCAAGTCCTGATTTCGACTGGTGATAAGGATATGGCACAATTGGTGAGTGAAAAAATAACCTTAGAAGATAGTTTTAAAGAGCGCCCTTTAGATGTGAACGGCGTGTTTGAAAAATTTGGGGTCTGGCCAAATCAAATTATTGATTATCTGACACTAATGGGAGATGCATCCGATGGTATTATGGGCGTACCTGGTGTAGGAGCTAAAACAGCTGCCAAATTGCTGACTGAATATGGTTCAATTGGTGGTATTTTAGAAAATGTAGATAAAATTAAAGGTAAAGTTGGCCTGAATATTAAAGAAAATGTGGAAGGGATTACGCTTGACCATCAGCTCGCCAGCATCGTTTGTGATTTAGATTTAACATTTGGCTATGAGGATTTAAAACTACAAGAGCCAAATATCGATGCATTACGTGATTTATATACTGAACTAGAGTTTCGTAATCAACTACAATCACTCGATCATCCTAATAATCCAAATCATCCAGCTTATAAGCAAACGACGAAAGCCATTCATCAAGAAGTCAGATCTCAGACTACGGATGCCATCACCGATCAAGCGACCATAAGCAGTATTGATGATCAATTAGGACAAGCAACATATCATACCATCCTGACACAGCAGGATTGGCAAACGCTATTCGAACGCTTACAAACAGCAACACAATTTGCTTTTGACACTGAAACCACCAGTCTAGATTATCGTGTTGCAAAAATTGTCGGTTTTTCTGTAGCATTTGATGCCAAAGACGCCTATTACGTTCCTTTAGCACACGATTATGAAGGTGCACCGACACAGCTTAATCGCGATGATATTTTACAACAAATTCAACCTATTTTAGAAAATAATCAGATTAAAAAAATTGGCCATCATTTAAAATATGATGCACATGTTTTAAAAAATCATGGCATTGAACTGCAAGGCTGGTATTTCGATACTATGTTGGCTTCTTATGTACTTAATGCCGTGGCAACACGTCATGGTATGGATGATGTAGCACGTTTATACCTCAGTCATCTGACCACTACCTATGAACAAGTGGCTGGAAAAGGCGCAAAACAAAAAACGTTTAATCAAATTGATATTGAAACTGCTGCACATTATGCAGCAGAAGATGCTCATGTCACTTATCGTTTATATGAAGTACTGCATGCAAAGTTACAGCCATATCCAGAACTACTCAAATTACTGCATGATGTAGAAATGCCTGTTGCTCGTGTTCTCACCCAAATGGAAGAAAATGGAATTCAGCTTGATTTAGCATTTTTAGATCAGCTTAGTGAGGAATTTAGCAAAACGATTCAACAACTAGAAAGTGAAATTATTGAACTGGCAGGTGAAGAGTTTAATGTCGCTTCACCAAAACAAGTGGGTGAAATTTTATTTGAAAAACTGGGCTTAAAAGGGGGTAAAAAAACGGCAACCGGCCAATATAGTACCAGTGAAAATATTTTAGAAAAAATTGAACATCCTATTACTGGATTAATCCTACATTATCGTGGTTTAGCCAAGCTCAAAAGTACCTACACTGAGGGATTGTCAAAACAAGCCAATAATAACAGCCATCGTGTCCACACCAGTTATCACCAAGCTTTAACAGCCACTGGACGTTTATCATCAACGGATCCAAACTTACAGAATATTCCAATTAGAGAACAAATTGGACGACAAATTCGTCAAGCCTTTATTGCACCACCAGATCGTGTATTGCTCGCAGCCGATTACTCACAAATTGAACTGCGTCTGATGGCTCATTTTTCCCAAGACGATGCATTACTACATGCATTTAATCATGGACAAGATGTACATCGTCGTACAGCAGCAGAAGTATTAGGCATTGCCATAGAAGATGTCACTGCTGATCAACGCCGTCAAGCGAAAGCCGTTAATTTTGGTTTACTGTATGGTATGTCTGAGTTTGGTTTAACTCGTCAACTTGGATTTTCTCGTGAAGAATCTCGTGCCTATATTGCACAGTACTTTAGGCGTTATCCGGGTGTATATGACTATATGGAACGTACGCGCCAAACTGCACGTGAACAAGGCTTTGTGGAAACAATTTTAGGCCGCCGCTTATATACGCCTGATATTTTAGCCAACAATAAAATGATCAAACAGTCGGCTGAACGTGCTGCAATTAATGCACCCTTACAAGGTTCGGCAGCAGATATCATTAAAATGGCCATGATTGAAGTTGATCAAATTCTTCCTAAAGATCATGCACAAATGCTGCTTCAAGTACATGATGAATTGGTATTTGAAGTTGATACTGCATATGCTGAAGAACTGACTGTGCAATTAAAAACTGTGATGCAATCCGTATTAAATTTATCAGTACCGTTAATTGTAGAAGTCGGTCAGGGTCATAACTGGGATCAAGCACATTAA
- a CDS encoding YggT family protein has product MGANSALIFTIIINVAILLVFFRFLMQLAAVTPYNPVVLSTVKATKIVDIFGRIFPTVAKGRVNLAALVLLIVLYLLKIFGMMYLSGAMPNSPIHLLILTFVSMIQDLIRFCRYLIFATIILSWVVMFTQSRSPYIEVVQELAEPLLAPFRRILPNMGMIDLSPILAFLALYVIEMIMNEVSIVLLTGL; this is encoded by the coding sequence ATGGGTGCAAATTCTGCGCTAATTTTTACCATCATCATTAACGTAGCGATTTTGCTCGTATTCTTCCGTTTTTTAATGCAACTTGCAGCAGTAACACCCTATAATCCTGTGGTGCTTTCGACTGTAAAAGCGACGAAAATAGTGGATATTTTTGGTCGAATTTTTCCCACAGTGGCCAAAGGACGAGTAAATCTTGCTGCATTGGTATTATTGATTGTACTGTATTTGCTCAAAATCTTTGGGATGATGTACTTATCAGGAGCGATGCCAAATAGTCCAATTCATTTATTGATTTTGACGTTTGTATCCATGATTCAAGATTTAATTCGTTTTTGTCGATATTTAATTTTTGCCACAATCATTTTGAGTTGGGTAGTGATGTTTACTCAGTCACGTTCTCCTTATATAGAAGTCGTTCAAGAGCTTGCTGAACCGTTATTGGCACCATTTCGTCGTATTTTACCGAATATGGGGATGATTGATTTATCACCAATTTTAGCCTTTTTAGCATTATATGTGATTGAAATGATAATGAATGAAGTATCTATTGTTTTATTGACAGGTTTGTAA
- the proC gene encoding pyrroline-5-carboxylate reductase, whose protein sequence is MNAVLNCNITFIGGGNMAQALIGGLIARGLPPTRITVSDPVEKVRQLLQEKNVQVTDDNIAAIHDADIVVFAVKPQALLTVLQPLHGLLENKLVVSIVAGAEISTIATLLATDKIVRVMPNTPALVQTGAHGLYATDAVSASDRELASQILAATGLTLWVNSEAQIDAVTAVSGSGPAYFFYMMESMIRAGKNLGLDEKVATALTLQTALGAAQMAITSANSPAELRKNVTSPNGTTQAAIEVFDRGQISQNIQAALAAAKMRSQELAQDLSESIK, encoded by the coding sequence ATGAATGCAGTACTAAATTGTAATATTACGTTTATTGGTGGTGGCAATATGGCTCAAGCCCTAATTGGGGGATTGATTGCACGTGGCTTACCGCCCACTCGTATTACAGTTTCAGATCCAGTGGAAAAAGTACGTCAATTACTTCAAGAAAAAAATGTACAGGTCACTGATGACAATATTGCCGCGATTCATGATGCCGATATTGTTGTATTTGCAGTCAAGCCACAAGCATTGTTAACGGTATTACAACCCTTACATGGTTTATTGGAGAATAAACTGGTAGTATCCATTGTCGCTGGTGCGGAAATTTCCACCATTGCAACACTTTTGGCAACAGACAAGATTGTGCGTGTAATGCCAAATACACCTGCTTTGGTTCAGACAGGCGCGCATGGTTTATATGCTACTGATGCCGTGAGTGCTTCAGATCGTGAATTGGCAAGCCAAATTTTAGCGGCAACAGGATTAACACTCTGGGTAAATAGCGAGGCGCAAATTGATGCGGTCACAGCTGTATCAGGTTCTGGTCCAGCCTATTTTTTCTATATGATGGAAAGTATGATTCGTGCTGGTAAAAATCTAGGTCTGGATGAAAAAGTTGCGACCGCTTTGACATTACAAACAGCATTAGGTGCTGCACAAATGGCGATTACCAGTGCAAATTCTCCTGCTGAATTACGTAAGAACGTCACTTCACCGAATGGGACCACTCAAGCGGCAATTGAAGTGTTTGACCGTGGTCAAATTTCACAAAATATTCAAGCTGCTTTAGCCGCAGCAAAAATGCGTAGTCAAGAACTGGCGCAAGATTTAAGTGAAAGCATTAAATAA